The following proteins are encoded in a genomic region of Leifsonia psychrotolerans:
- a CDS encoding DUF58 domain-containing protein gives MTLTGRFVFLVALGVLPLVLLGGEPGAAFGVLGLWLLFVLVLGLSDLMLAASPRTVALSRALPSRVRLGESVTSELYLTNTGTHRLHAIVRDAWQPSAGAGNNRTRVLIPAGERRLVSLRLTPVRRGERRVAHVTVRSFGPLGLWARQATLDAPGLIRVLPPFHSRKHLPSRLSRLKELDGRTSVMMRGQGTEFDSLREYVRGDDVRSIDWRATARRNDVMVRTWRPERDRRIVIVLDTGRTSAARVEDEPRLDTAFEASLLLAALASRAGDRVDFLAYDRRSRGRVQGAHGAELLSRMVDTMALIEPELIEMDWSAVPAQVRQITSQRALVVLITAVDAAGSSSGLLSILPQLTRRHTVLVASVTDPLALTTREIRASRDEVYLAAAAERALLDVARVTAAIRQLGADVVAASPAELPPTLADRYIALKAAGRL, from the coding sequence ATGACACTCACCGGACGCTTCGTATTTTTGGTCGCCCTCGGCGTTCTCCCTCTCGTGCTGTTGGGTGGGGAGCCGGGCGCCGCATTCGGCGTGCTCGGATTGTGGCTGCTCTTCGTGCTGGTGCTCGGCCTGTCCGACCTGATGCTCGCCGCTTCGCCCCGCACGGTGGCGCTCAGCCGTGCGCTTCCGAGCCGAGTGCGGCTGGGTGAATCGGTCACGAGTGAGTTGTATCTCACCAATACAGGCACGCATCGCCTGCATGCCATTGTGCGGGATGCGTGGCAGCCGTCGGCGGGAGCGGGTAACAACCGCACCCGCGTGCTGATACCAGCGGGCGAACGTCGCCTGGTGAGCCTCCGGCTCACTCCGGTGCGTCGCGGGGAACGCCGAGTGGCGCACGTGACCGTGCGCTCCTTCGGTCCGTTGGGTCTCTGGGCACGGCAGGCGACACTCGACGCGCCCGGGCTGATCCGTGTGCTGCCCCCGTTCCACTCGCGCAAACATCTGCCCTCACGATTGTCTCGTTTGAAAGAACTCGACGGGCGCACCAGCGTGATGATGCGCGGGCAGGGCACGGAGTTCGATTCGCTCCGCGAGTATGTACGGGGCGACGATGTGCGCTCGATTGACTGGCGTGCGACAGCACGACGCAACGATGTCATGGTGCGCACCTGGCGCCCGGAACGCGATCGTCGGATCGTGATCGTGCTCGACACCGGGCGCACCTCTGCCGCACGAGTCGAAGATGAGCCGCGGCTCGACACCGCATTCGAGGCGTCGCTGTTGTTGGCAGCGCTGGCGTCCCGCGCGGGCGACCGCGTCGACTTCCTCGCCTATGACCGGCGCAGTCGAGGCCGAGTACAGGGGGCGCACGGTGCCGAACTTCTCTCACGCATGGTCGACACGATGGCTCTCATCGAACCTGAACTGATTGAGATGGACTGGTCGGCGGTTCCCGCGCAGGTGCGTCAGATCACCAGCCAGCGGGCTCTGGTCGTACTCATCACAGCCGTCGACGCAGCGGGTTCGTCATCCGGGCTGCTCTCGATCCTGCCGCAGCTCACGCGACGCCACACCGTTCTCGTCGCATCCGTGACCGACCCTCTGGCCCTGACAACGAGAGAGATTCGAGCGTCGCGCGACGAGGTCTACCTCGCCGCCGCCGCCGAACGAGCTCTTCTCGACGTGGCACGCGTTACTGCCGCCATCCGGCAGCTCGGGGCGGATGTCGTCGCCGCTTCACCCGCTGAGCTCCCGCCGACTCTGGCCGACCGCTACATCGCTCTCAAGGCTGCGGGGCGACTCTAG
- a CDS encoding stage II sporulation protein M: MDLDAYTAAHRAEWDRLADLGAQRSLSGAQADELIGLYQAGATHLSAVKTTAGSTVHGDRLSVLLARARLRFTGAGTNVLSRVPRFFVHQLPAALYRLRWLTLAVAVVTIVVASLYAAWALGNPQVLANFGSDADLAQLANHDFVDYYSENPAASFASQVWTNNAWVAAQCIAFGIVGVYVPYVILQNAQNIGVSAAVLFAHDQGDTFFLYILPHGLLELTAIFVAAAGGLRIFWAWIVPGARTRGQALAEDARALFTVAIGLVFVLLVSGVIEGFVTPAPWPWPVKIGIGACALAAFLAYMLILGRRASRAGETGDLTEFEAGARRIYAG, translated from the coding sequence ATGGATCTTGACGCCTACACAGCTGCGCACCGCGCCGAGTGGGACCGCCTCGCCGATTTGGGTGCGCAGCGGTCTCTTTCTGGCGCCCAGGCCGACGAACTGATTGGCCTGTATCAGGCCGGAGCCACCCACCTTTCAGCGGTGAAGACCACCGCCGGTTCCACCGTTCACGGTGATCGGCTCTCGGTGTTGCTCGCGCGCGCGCGCCTCCGCTTCACCGGTGCCGGCACCAACGTTCTGTCACGGGTACCTCGATTCTTCGTGCATCAGCTTCCCGCTGCGCTGTACCGCCTGCGCTGGCTCACGCTGGCTGTCGCTGTTGTCACCATCGTGGTTGCATCCCTCTACGCAGCCTGGGCGTTGGGCAATCCGCAGGTGCTGGCTAATTTCGGCTCCGACGCCGACCTGGCTCAGCTCGCCAACCACGACTTCGTCGACTACTACTCCGAGAATCCGGCTGCGTCGTTCGCCAGCCAGGTGTGGACGAACAACGCCTGGGTCGCCGCCCAGTGCATCGCATTTGGAATTGTCGGTGTGTACGTGCCGTATGTCATTCTGCAAAATGCGCAGAACATCGGCGTCAGCGCCGCAGTGTTGTTCGCCCACGATCAGGGCGACACCTTCTTCCTCTATATCCTCCCGCACGGTCTGCTCGAGCTGACCGCTATCTTCGTTGCGGCCGCCGGCGGCCTGCGCATCTTCTGGGCCTGGATCGTGCCCGGAGCGCGCACCCGAGGCCAGGCCCTCGCGGAAGACGCTCGCGCGCTGTTCACGGTGGCGATCGGCCTGGTCTTCGTGCTGCTTGTCTCGGGGGTCATCGAGGGTTTCGTCACGCCGGCACCCTGGCCATGGCCGGTCAAGATTGGAATCGGAGCTTGCGCTTTGGCCGCGTTCCTCGCCTACATGCTGATTCTGGGTCGGCGGGCAAGCCGGGCGGGTGAGACGGGCGACCTGACTGAGTTCGAGGCCGGCGCCCGGAGAATCTACGCCGGCTGA